In one window of Ruminococcus hominis DNA:
- a CDS encoding sensor histidine kinase — MTEEILWIAAIFILSGVFWYFLFFQKEKRLLNRLQQMLDYAIDGELERTEISEEKYSALENSMKQYLDSNFLARKNQQEQKEVIQKLISDIAHQTLTPISNLKIYGEILSETNHENQREIATILEQTEKLDFLIQSLVKLSRMESGIIAVHPEDTAIAQMFASIQQQFNIKAMEKDITLELFDTDLHVMCDAKWTVEALGNIVDNAIKYTACGGVVQIKAERYSFFVKIDITDDGIGIEKEEIPKIFGRFYRSLSVADQPGVGIGLFLAREIIQAQKGYIKVTSKRGKGSTFSVFLPIAKKE, encoded by the coding sequence ATGACAGAAGAAATTTTATGGATTGCAGCAATATTTATCCTGAGCGGCGTCTTTTGGTACTTTCTTTTCTTTCAAAAAGAAAAAAGACTTTTGAACCGGCTGCAGCAAATGCTGGATTATGCGATAGATGGAGAATTGGAACGGACAGAAATATCTGAAGAAAAGTATTCTGCCCTTGAAAACAGTATGAAACAGTATTTAGACAGTAATTTTCTGGCAAGAAAAAACCAACAGGAACAAAAAGAAGTGATACAGAAACTTATTTCCGACATTGCGCATCAGACTTTGACTCCTATTTCAAATTTGAAAATTTATGGTGAAATACTTTCTGAAACGAATCATGAAAATCAGAGGGAGATAGCGACCATTTTGGAGCAGACGGAGAAATTGGATTTTCTGATACAATCACTGGTCAAATTATCACGAATGGAGAGCGGAATTATAGCAGTACATCCGGAGGATACTGCTATTGCACAGATGTTTGCATCTATACAGCAGCAGTTTAATATAAAAGCAATGGAGAAGGATATTACCCTGGAGCTATTTGACACCGATTTACATGTTATGTGTGATGCCAAATGGACTGTGGAGGCACTTGGAAATATTGTAGACAATGCGATTAAATATACAGCATGTGGGGGAGTTGTTCAGATAAAAGCTGAGAGGTATTCTTTCTTTGTAAAAATTGACATCACTGATGATGGCATTGGAATAGAAAAAGAAGAAATACCAAAGATATTTGGAAGGTTTTATCGGAGTCTGTCAGTGGCAGACCAGCCAGGAGTAGGAATTGGCTTATTCCTTGCAAGAGAGATCATTCAGGCACAAAAGGGGTATATAAAAGTGACATCAAAGAGAGGAAAAGGTTCTACATTTTCTGTGTTTCTTCCGATAGCAAAGAAGGAATAG
- a CDS encoding response regulator transcription factor has product MSEKLLIVEDDKKLNDGIRLALKNDAYFFYQCRTLQEAREILKKEDITLVLLDVNLPDGNGIDFVREIRKNSQVPIILLTVNNMEVDIVTGLEAGANDYITKPFSLMVLRARVAVQLRNKEMSAKDSMKIDRYEFYFDKMEFFKDSAPIELSKTEQKLLRVLCENRGKVLKREYLIDEVWQGDTEFVDAHALTVAIKRLRDKLEDDTQKPKYIKTVYGIGYIWVVKE; this is encoded by the coding sequence ATGAGTGAAAAGTTACTGATTGTTGAAGATGACAAAAAATTAAATGATGGAATCCGTCTGGCTTTAAAGAATGATGCTTATTTCTTTTATCAGTGCAGAACTTTGCAGGAAGCTAGAGAAATCTTGAAAAAGGAAGATATCACATTGGTTTTATTAGATGTGAACTTGCCGGATGGAAATGGGATTGATTTTGTAAGAGAAATAAGGAAAAACAGTCAGGTGCCGATTATTCTGCTTACAGTAAATAACATGGAAGTAGATATTGTAACAGGATTGGAAGCAGGAGCAAATGATTACATTACGAAACCATTCAGCTTAATGGTACTGCGTGCAAGAGTAGCTGTACAGCTTAGAAATAAAGAGATGTCAGCGAAGGATTCAATGAAGATTGACCGATATGAGTTTTATTTCGATAAAATGGAATTTTTTAAAGACAGTGCCCCCATTGAACTTAGTAAGACAGAACAAAAGCTCCTTAGAGTGCTGTGTGAAAACAGAGGAAAAGTATTGAAACGGGAATATTTGATTGACGAGGTATGGCAGGGAGATACAGAGTTTGTGGATGCTCATGCTCTGACTGTTGCAATCAAACGCCTCAGAGACAAATTAGAAGATGATACGCAGAAGCCTAAATATATCAAGACGGTTTACGGAATTGGTTACATATGGGTGGTGAAAGAATGA
- a CDS encoding Abi family protein has product MLRQIGYFPLMGGYKHLFRISNTKKYKAGTSFEEIVSLYKFDAELRELFIEEF; this is encoded by the coding sequence ATGTTACGCCAAATAGGATATTTTCCTCTTATGGGAGGATATAAACATCTTTTTAGAATATCAAACACAAAAAAATATAAAGCAGGAACAAGTTTTGAAGAAATAGTCAGTCTGTATAAGTTTGATGCAGAGCTTAGAGAATTGTTTATTGAAGAATTTTAA
- a CDS encoding ATP-binding cassette domain-containing protein has protein sequence MSIRINDLTVRFKNGVVAVNKASLEIPKGIYGLLGENGAGKTTLMRVLTTVLKQTEGMVSLDGILYNEGNYEKIQKKIGYLPQEIDLYPNLTVKECLVYMGGLSGVSRNDLEQRITYYLEKTSLIEHQNKKMRQLSGGMKRRVGLIQALLNNPDFLIIDEPTTGLDPEERIRIRNLLVDFSKDRTVLFSTHVVEDLAATCTQLAIMKKGNFLYSGSVSGLLENAKGCVWNCTVQNAEEARLLEANYSISSKQYVENGIHMKVLSKGKPNENCVLDNDITLEDAYIYLTNS, from the coding sequence ATGAGTATTAGAATAAATGATTTAACAGTTAGATTTAAAAATGGTGTAGTTGCAGTAAATAAGGCATCTCTTGAAATACCTAAGGGAATTTATGGACTTTTGGGTGAGAATGGTGCTGGAAAAACCACTTTGATGAGGGTTCTTACAACTGTTTTAAAACAAACGGAAGGAATGGTTTCCCTTGATGGAATTCTGTATAACGAGGGAAATTATGAGAAAATACAGAAAAAGATTGGTTATCTTCCACAGGAAATCGACTTATATCCGAATCTTACGGTGAAAGAATGTCTTGTATATATGGGGGGACTGTCAGGAGTATCCAGAAACGACCTCGAACAAAGAATTACCTATTATCTGGAAAAGACTTCTCTTATAGAGCATCAGAATAAAAAAATGCGGCAATTATCTGGTGGTATGAAGAGACGTGTCGGACTCATACAGGCACTTCTTAATAATCCGGATTTTTTGATTATTGATGAACCAACAACTGGGTTAGATCCGGAAGAAAGAATCAGGATCCGCAATCTTCTGGTTGATTTTTCAAAGGATAGAACTGTGCTGTTTTCCACTCATGTAGTAGAAGATTTAGCAGCAACCTGTACACAGCTTGCCATTATGAAAAAAGGGAATTTTTTATATTCCGGAAGCGTGAGTGGATTGTTGGAAAATGCAAAGGGCTGTGTTTGGAATTGTACGGTACAAAATGCAGAAGAAGCCCGTTTGTTAGAAGCTAATTATTCTATATCATCTAAGCAGTATGTAGAAAATGGAATTCATATGAAAGTATTAAGCAAAGGAAAGCCAAATGAGAATTGTGTCCTGGATAATGATATCACTTTGGAAGATGCGTATATTTATTTGACGAATAGTTGA
- a CDS encoding transporter — protein sequence MKTELKNCLSLYKIFYSCAFILILCAIHPIIYYEEIGSAIQSPIAFLTIIFCSDTYLMEVKSKRADVFHLYDQKKQLKVISQRVCVQILYLLILSCVGYVLFFWQKPGSVNEGISGIQIFLLYFIAMFGTIWLWSICSVILCTLLRNMWAGIGCLFGIVIGLISKAGSSFFGNLGLFSFSSCEPTQLMSESWIYGTLVSFIVGLFLFAVLPMALKKRG from the coding sequence TTGAAAACGGAACTAAAAAACTGCTTGTCGTTATATAAGATTTTTTATTCATGTGCATTTATACTGATATTGTGTGCTATTCATCCGATTATATACTATGAAGAAATCGGTTCAGCGATTCAGTCGCCAATAGCATTTTTAACAATTATTTTTTGTAGTGACACATATTTGATGGAAGTAAAAAGTAAGCGTGCCGATGTATTTCATTTGTATGATCAAAAAAAGCAGTTAAAAGTAATATCACAGAGAGTGTGCGTTCAAATATTATATTTATTAATACTTTCCTGTGTTGGATATGTTTTATTTTTCTGGCAAAAACCGGGCAGTGTAAACGAAGGCATTTCGGGTATTCAGATATTTCTTTTATATTTCATTGCAATGTTCGGAACTATCTGGCTTTGGAGTATATGCTCTGTGATTTTGTGTACATTGCTTCGAAATATGTGGGCAGGTATAGGATGTTTATTTGGAATTGTCATTGGACTTATATCGAAAGCGGGCAGTTCATTTTTCGGGAATCTGGGATTGTTTTCTTTCAGCTCTTGTGAACCTACTCAATTAATGTCCGAGAGTTGGATTTATGGAACGCTTGTGTCTTTTATAGTGGGGCTGTTTTTATTTGCAGTATTACCAATGGCTTTAAAGAAAAGAGGATAG
- a CDS encoding ABC transporter permease subunit — protein MKTIIKRSILDYLKNPVLWIGLIIIVASMYQCLSSYLQIHYIKQNEQITQNDVALEDADVMDGYIPTSDDKERRREWEDTIKETLMDTSQNGFGFSRQEADHVMKEIQNMDVKTASEFLESQYGYYNAIYAYEDLEIHKGTAEEINHYIERKLSEHSFSWYFAKKFTDFAGLHMAFFATVLLSFLFIQDTRKSTYELLHTKPVTAIQYICGKVISGFISMLGVLVILNVIFFMLCLKTSLESGFPVTPIDFCVNSLIYIVPNLLMICCVYTITAVIFKNPLPAAPILFLHIIYSNMLTMKNDIYYMRPLSIMVRFPGRFFETHAAKMSNINQIILVISSVILVGISVTIWKRRRVH, from the coding sequence ATGAAAACAATCATAAAAAGAAGTATACTTGATTATTTAAAGAACCCTGTTTTGTGGATTGGCTTGATTATTATAGTTGCCAGTATGTATCAATGTCTGTCATCGTATTTGCAAATTCATTATATCAAACAGAATGAACAGATCACACAAAATGACGTAGCATTGGAAGATGCTGATGTCATGGATGGGTACATTCCCACATCTGATGATAAAGAAAGAAGAAGGGAGTGGGAAGATACGATCAAAGAGACGTTAATGGACACCTCCCAAAATGGTTTTGGATTTAGCAGGCAGGAAGCAGATCATGTAATGAAAGAAATTCAGAATATGGATGTAAAGACTGCTTCTGAGTTTTTGGAATCCCAATATGGCTATTATAATGCAATATATGCTTATGAGGACCTTGAAATTCATAAGGGGACAGCAGAAGAAATCAATCATTATATCGAGCGGAAATTATCCGAACATTCTTTTTCCTGGTACTTTGCCAAAAAGTTCACGGATTTTGCAGGATTGCATATGGCCTTTTTTGCAACAGTCTTGCTATCATTTTTATTTATTCAGGATACACGAAAAAGTACCTATGAATTATTACATACAAAGCCTGTTACGGCAATCCAATATATATGTGGGAAAGTAATAAGCGGATTCATTAGTATGCTGGGAGTATTAGTGATTTTGAATGTTATATTCTTTATGCTGTGTTTGAAAACGTCTTTAGAATCGGGCTTTCCGGTAACACCAATTGATTTTTGCGTGAATTCTCTGATCTATATTGTTCCGAATCTTTTGATGATATGTTGTGTCTATACAATTACAGCAGTAATATTTAAAAATCCGCTTCCGGCAGCACCAATCTTGTTTTTACACATTATATATTCAAATATGCTGACCATGAAGAATGATATTTATTATATGAGACCGCTCTCTATTATGGTGCGATTCCCTGGCAGATTTTTTGAAACACATGCAGCCAAAATGTCAAACATAAATCAGATTATTCTTGTAATTTCATCAGTTATATTAGTAGGTATTTCTGTTACAATCTGGAAAAGGAGGAGGGTTCATTGA
- a CDS encoding sensor histidine kinase: MEKIRNLSLKKTILLYFVISLTAAFLLSGFTVHFARNMQNKIWEKYIDYADYTDVFQQYGKKYEIEISRPNQSQMNRLDHHLSEMCDFMETYSVLIFSIVGSVVAVFFFYKNKLKTPIQELKDASQMIADNELDFHVSYENKDEMGTLCKEFEMMRSDLADNNRKMWRMIDDEKALRNAIAHDIRSPLSILRGYQEMLLEFVSAESIKTEDVIDILQTGMYQIDRIEHFTENMRKMSHLEQRELQCSEIELSELAKKIEAEAAMLSKKESKLCKVERVQEQNIVKVDEELVMEVTDNLLENAVRYAQKSIALQIKKKDGFLIISVEDDGIGFVDTEEKVTEPFYHKNPQDDLKHFGLGMYISRIFCEKHGGNLKIYNARQGGAHVEALFKAE; encoded by the coding sequence ATGGAAAAAATAAGAAACTTGTCACTGAAAAAAACAATTCTGCTTTATTTTGTGATCAGCTTAACGGCAGCATTTCTGTTATCTGGATTTACAGTTCATTTTGCAAGAAATATGCAGAATAAAATATGGGAAAAATATATTGATTATGCAGATTATACGGACGTGTTTCAGCAATATGGAAAGAAATACGAGATTGAGATATCAAGACCTAATCAATCGCAGATGAATCGTTTGGACCATCATCTTTCGGAAATGTGTGACTTTATGGAAACATATTCGGTACTGATTTTTTCGATTGTTGGGAGTGTTGTTGCGGTATTCTTTTTTTATAAAAATAAGTTAAAGACACCTATACAGGAACTAAAAGATGCCTCACAAATGATTGCAGATAATGAACTGGATTTTCATGTGTCCTATGAAAATAAAGATGAGATGGGAACTTTGTGTAAAGAATTTGAAATGATGCGAAGTGATTTAGCAGATAACAACAGAAAGATGTGGCGAATGATTGATGACGAGAAGGCTTTGCGGAATGCAATTGCACATGATATACGTTCTCCACTTTCCATATTGCGTGGGTATCAGGAAATGCTCTTAGAGTTTGTTTCTGCTGAGAGTATAAAAACAGAGGATGTTATTGATATCTTACAAACAGGCATGTATCAGATTGACCGTATAGAGCATTTCACGGAAAACATGAGAAAAATGTCCCATTTAGAACAGAGGGAACTGCAATGCTCAGAGATAGAATTATCGGAACTGGCAAAAAAGATTGAGGCAGAAGCTGCCATGCTGTCCAAGAAGGAAAGTAAATTATGTAAGGTAGAAAGAGTGCAGGAACAAAACATTGTGAAAGTGGATGAGGAACTTGTCATGGAAGTGACAGACAACTTACTGGAAAATGCGGTTCGATATGCACAAAAAAGTATTGCTTTGCAGATAAAGAAAAAGGATGGTTTTCTTATAATTTCTGTTGAAGATGATGGAATAGGATTTGTGGATACTGAGGAAAAAGTAACAGAACCATTTTATCATAAGAATCCACAAGATGATTTAAAGCATTTTGGCCTTGGTATGTATATTTCTCGTATTTTCTGTGAAAAGCATGGAGGAAATTTGAAAATATATAATGCCAGACAAGGCGGTGCTCATGTAGAAGCTCTTTTCAAAGCTGAATAA
- a CDS encoding DUF4825 domain-containing protein — MKKKVLAIMLVAMSIMLISACGKKEKLYEIPDLSQYKTDYVGDSSNVINIVSGQEYPAGYSYDSIEIQSETEPYGLTVFLKDEPSAAKLEDELQVNADMTFDLIGNLGTIDYKTADSKEIIASYER, encoded by the coding sequence ATGAAGAAAAAAGTACTTGCAATTATGTTAGTCGCCATGTCAATAATGTTGATTTCGGCGTGCGGAAAAAAAGAAAAACTGTACGAAATTCCTGATTTATCGCAGTATAAGACAGATTATGTAGGAGATTCTTCAAATGTTATAAATATTGTAAGTGGTCAAGAGTATCCGGCGGGATACTCATATGACAGTATAGAGATACAGTCTGAAACAGAGCCTTATGGATTAACAGTTTTTCTAAAAGATGAGCCGTCGGCAGCCAAACTTGAAGATGAATTGCAGGTTAATGCAGATATGACATTTGACTTGATTGGTAATTTGGGAACAATTGATTATAAAACAGCAGATAGCAAAGAAATTATTGCATCATATGAACGGTGA
- a CDS encoding helix-turn-helix domain-containing protein, with product MYQISNEKFGLFVTELRKKKNLTQKDLAEKLYVSDKTVSKWERGLSMPNVVLLIPIADILDVTVTELLRGEKIDTQKNIDTKEVEELVVGSLDMAVRNSIHQHRKNWILAYLLCFLISITEIIMLVVSGNSIAEMKDDILLVTGLMLLFGAWFCFFAKDILPTYYDANKINYVSQGIFRIHLVGLSFNNGNWMYICTTLKIWTLATVVLYPLAGIIIINCLNIALWDILSKIFLIMILGGMVVSIYIIGKKYE from the coding sequence ATGTATCAAATTAGTAATGAAAAATTCGGTTTATTTGTAACCGAATTAAGAAAGAAAAAGAATTTAACTCAAAAGGATTTGGCTGAAAAATTATATGTATCAGATAAAACGGTCAGCAAATGGGAACGTGGTCTTAGTATGCCTAATGTCGTATTACTCATACCAATAGCTGATATATTAGATGTTACCGTTACAGAATTGTTACGTGGAGAAAAAATAGATACACAGAAAAATATTGATACAAAAGAAGTCGAGGAATTGGTAGTAGGCTCTCTCGATATGGCTGTTAGGAATTCTATTCATCAGCATAGAAAAAACTGGATATTAGCATATTTGCTATGCTTTTTAATATCTATTACAGAAATTATTATGTTAGTCGTATCTGGGAATTCAATAGCTGAGATGAAAGATGATATATTGCTGGTTACAGGGTTAATGCTTTTATTTGGTGCATGGTTTTGTTTCTTTGCGAAAGACATATTACCAACATATTATGATGCAAACAAGATAAATTATGTTTCACAAGGAATTTTTAGAATACATCTAGTTGGTTTATCCTTTAACAATGGAAATTGGATGTACATCTGTACAACTTTAAAAATTTGGACACTTGCAACGGTTGTTCTATATCCTCTTGCAGGTATTATAATAATCAATTGTCTCAATATAGCTTTATGGGATATTTTAAGTAAAATTTTCTTAATTATGATATTAGGTGGTATGGTAGTTTCGATTTACATTATCGGGAAAAAATACGAATAA
- a CDS encoding arsenate reductase family protein, giving the protein MNIQIFGTKKCNDTKKAERFFKERGIKYQFIDMKEKGMSKGEFNSVAQANGGLENMVNWDGKDKDLLALIKYITDEDKLEKVLENPQVIKTPVVRNGKQSTLGYQPDIWKGWN; this is encoded by the coding sequence ATGAATATACAAATATTTGGAACAAAGAAATGTAATGATACTAAGAAGGCGGAGCGTTTTTTTAAGGAGCGGGGCATAAAGTATCAGTTCATTGATATGAAAGAAAAAGGCATGAGCAAAGGAGAATTTAATTCAGTAGCGCAGGCAAATGGTGGATTAGAAAATATGGTTAACTGGGATGGCAAGGACAAGGATTTACTTGCCCTTATTAAGTATATCACAGATGAAGATAAGCTCGAAAAGGTGCTTGAGAATCCACAGGTAATTAAAACACCAGTAGTAAGAAACGGAAAGCAATCAACACTTGGTTATCAGCCGGATATCTGGAAAGGATGGAACTAA
- a CDS encoding HigA family addiction module antitoxin, with product MSNVNEYKDIVAYHPGYYIADIIEDMEISQAEFATRMGTTAKTLSLLINGQANISNDLAKKLSAMLGTSVEVWQNLQNTYDQKLIEIQQAKDVDAQAEFAKEIDYKYFVDVIGLPIARSIDEKVANLCKYFKVADLRIMLQPDFLVNFRSSSSCNSEKNIINSRAWIQTAINISKSIEAKPYNAEKLKGYLPELRGMTIKKPEEFLPRMREIFAECGVAFVLLPHLKNSGVNGAVKWVSDDRVVLAMNNRGLDADKFWFSLFHEIKHVLQQKIKTVFISSTVEEMQDINDKLEIEADKFAKNYLISPIDYKRLAPTRHTSDDEIVEFAKNIGIHPGIVVGRLQHEGIIAQNRCSKLKEKYVIEIKHTA from the coding sequence ATGAGTAATGTTAATGAATACAAAGATATAGTGGCATATCACCCTGGATATTATATTGCAGATATTATTGAGGATATGGAAATTAGTCAGGCTGAATTTGCCACAAGAATGGGAACAACAGCTAAGACTTTAAGTCTGTTGATAAATGGTCAGGCTAATATTTCAAATGATTTAGCAAAGAAACTTTCTGCGATGCTTGGAACCAGCGTAGAAGTTTGGCAAAATTTACAGAATACTTATGATCAGAAGTTGATTGAAATACAGCAAGCTAAGGATGTTGATGCACAGGCTGAATTTGCAAAAGAAATAGATTATAAATATTTTGTTGATGTTATTGGTTTGCCAATTGCAAGAAGCATAGATGAAAAAGTGGCGAATTTGTGTAAGTATTTTAAGGTTGCAGATTTGCGAATTATGTTACAACCAGATTTTTTGGTAAATTTCCGATCAAGTTCATCTTGTAATAGCGAGAAAAATATTATTAATTCTAGAGCATGGATTCAAACTGCTATTAATATCTCAAAAAGTATTGAAGCTAAGCCGTATAATGCAGAGAAGCTAAAAGGTTATCTGCCAGAGCTTAGAGGAATGACGATTAAAAAGCCGGAAGAATTTCTTCCAAGAATGCGTGAAATTTTTGCTGAATGCGGTGTTGCTTTTGTCTTGTTACCACATTTAAAGAATTCAGGCGTGAATGGTGCTGTTAAATGGGTATCGGATGATAGAGTAGTACTTGCGATGAATAATAGAGGGTTGGATGCAGATAAATTTTGGTTTTCATTATTTCATGAAATTAAACACGTACTGCAGCAAAAAATAAAAACTGTATTTATTAGCAGCACAGTTGAAGAAATGCAAGATATTAATGATAAATTGGAAATTGAAGCAGATAAGTTTGCAAAGAACTATTTGATTTCACCGATAGATTATAAAAGGCTGGCACCAACAAGACATACTTCGGATGATGAAATCGTTGAATTTGCAAAAAACATAGGAATACATCCAGGAATTGTAGTTGGAAGATTACAGCATGAAGGTATTATAGCACAAAATAGGTGCTCAAAGTTAAAAGAAAAGTATGTGATAGAAATAAAGCATACTGCATAA
- the rlmD gene encoding 23S rRNA (uracil(1939)-C(5))-methyltransferase RlmD, with amino-acid sequence MKKGQIFEGIIEKVEFPNKGKVYVPEEDRYVIVKNGIPGQKVKFIVNKFKSGNAEGRLLEVLEKSEKETRTPVCSIFPACGGCMYQTMSYEDQMQMKGEQVREILESAMAPGKTFTFEGVKASPKEFGYRNKMEFSFGDEYKDGPLSLGLHKKGSTYDVLTASDCKLVHQDMNKILMCVLEYFQNLGASYYKKMQHIGYLRHLLLRRGDTTGEILINLVTTTQEDYDLTPLVEQLLTLQLEGKIVGILHILNDSLSDVVQSDETKVLYGQDFFYENLLGLEFKITPFSFFQPNSRGAEVLYTIVRDYIGDIHDMTVFDLFSGTGTISQVLAPVAKEVIGVEIIEEAVEAAKENAARNGLENCRFIAGDVFKVLDDIEEKPDVIVLDPPRDGIHPKALPKILDYGVDTIVYISCKVTSLARDLAMFQARGYEVVKAVAVDQFCETVHVETVCLLSRKEK; translated from the coding sequence ATGAAAAAAGGACAGATATTTGAAGGAATTATAGAAAAAGTTGAATTTCCAAATAAAGGAAAAGTATACGTGCCGGAAGAAGACAGATATGTAATTGTAAAAAATGGAATTCCGGGACAGAAAGTGAAATTCATTGTCAATAAATTTAAAAGCGGTAATGCGGAAGGAAGGCTACTGGAGGTCTTAGAAAAATCAGAAAAAGAAACAAGAACTCCGGTCTGTAGCATTTTCCCGGCATGCGGTGGATGCATGTATCAGACAATGTCTTATGAAGATCAGATGCAGATGAAAGGGGAACAGGTCAGAGAAATTTTGGAATCGGCCATGGCACCTGGAAAAACATTTACATTTGAAGGCGTAAAGGCAAGCCCAAAAGAATTTGGTTATCGTAATAAGATGGAATTCTCATTTGGAGATGAATATAAGGACGGACCATTGTCACTGGGACTTCATAAAAAAGGAAGTACTTATGATGTATTAACAGCATCAGACTGCAAATTGGTACATCAGGACATGAATAAGATTTTAATGTGCGTGTTAGAATATTTCCAGAATTTAGGTGCAAGCTATTATAAGAAAATGCAACATATTGGATATTTGCGTCATTTATTGCTTCGCCGTGGTGATACAACAGGAGAAATATTAATCAATCTCGTAACTACAACACAGGAGGATTATGATCTTACACCATTAGTAGAACAATTGCTGACATTACAGTTAGAAGGTAAAATCGTAGGAATTCTCCATATATTAAATGATTCGCTGTCGGATGTGGTACAAAGTGATGAGACGAAAGTTCTCTATGGACAAGATTTTTTCTATGAAAACCTGCTTGGACTGGAATTTAAAATCACACCATTTTCATTCTTCCAGCCTAACTCTCGAGGTGCAGAAGTATTATATACCATCGTGAGAGATTATATCGGAGATATCCACGATATGACTGTATTTGACTTATTTAGTGGAACAGGTACGATTTCTCAGGTACTTGCACCAGTTGCAAAAGAAGTAATCGGAGTGGAGATTATCGAAGAAGCAGTAGAGGCGGCAAAAGAGAATGCAGCACGGAATGGTTTGGAAAATTGTCGCTTTATTGCAGGTGATGTATTCAAGGTACTTGATGATATAGAAGAAAAACCAGATGTAATTGTATTAGATCCACCAAGAGATGGTATCCACCCAAAGGCACTTCCGAAGATTTTGGATTATGGAGTAGATACAATTGTATATATTTCTTGTAAGGTGACAAGTTTGGCAAGAGATCTTGCGATGTTCCAGGCAAGGGGATATGAAGTTGTGAAAGCGGTTGCTGTAGATCAATTTTGCGAAACAGTGCATGTAGAGACGGTGTGCTTATTGTCTAGAAAAGAGAAATAA